In one Amaranthus tricolor cultivar Red isolate AtriRed21 chromosome 8, ASM2621246v1, whole genome shotgun sequence genomic region, the following are encoded:
- the LOC130821560 gene encoding uncharacterized protein LOC130821560, whose product MKSGYLDILRCVVTKFHHTWSWFGRVFNSKHFILISEFGCLVLICLLSCAHINITSSCCGVFGVMCRKHARRGSRIEDNSFSKKGRLNHIGSDLGSLAISGRMDVCCSTICTCISQVILILHLVIHPWILNVMRAKTARKGGLAIKVTLQGMSRANPHTLGDMKDKNGISILGSFHQDLNCLLSITGRPKEMELKVECSADSAAK is encoded by the exons ATGAAATCCGGGTACcttg acatcttgagGTGTGTTGTCACCAAGTTTCATCATACTTGGAGTTGGTTTGGTCGGGTTTTCAATAGCAAACATTTCATACTGATTTCTGAATTTGGCTGTTTGGTTCTGATTTGCCTCCTGTCTTGTGCACACATCAATATTACTAGTAGTTGTTGCGGTGTTTTTGGGGTTATGTGTAGAAAGCATGCAAGGAGAGggtcaagaattgaggacaattctttttccaagaaggggagattgaaccatattggttcaGATCTTGGTAGCTTGGCAATAAGTGGAAGAATGGACGTGTGTTGTTCAACCATATGCACATGCATCTCCCAAGTTATTCTGATTCTGCACTTAGTAATTCACCCATGGATCTTGAATGTAATGAGAGCCAAGACAGCTAGGAAGGGGG gcctagccataaag GTGACCTTGCAAGGGATGTCCCGAGCTAACCCACACACTTTGGGAGACATGAAGGATAaaaatggaatctctatacttggatctttccatcaagaccttAATTGCCTCTTATCCATCACGGGAAGACCCAAAGAAATGGAGCTGAAGGTCGAGTGTTCAGCGGATAGTGCAGCAAAATAA